Proteins encoded together in one Leptospira semungkisensis window:
- a CDS encoding DUF2834 domain-containing protein yields MTKSSFQYIISFFGILFALSFIYFVIPPLLKNFDVIGAALGGFVNPFSTGYSLDIICTWFVFSAWVLYEAKSKGIQNGWIAILLGVVPGVATGMAFYLILRMKQGKE; encoded by the coding sequence ATGACAAAATCAAGCTTTCAATATATCATTTCCTTCTTCGGGATCTTATTCGCTCTATCTTTCATTTACTTTGTAATCCCTCCTCTTTTAAAAAACTTCGACGTGATCGGCGCTGCTTTAGGAGGATTCGTAAATCCATTCTCCACTGGATATTCCTTGGATATCATTTGCACCTGGTTCGTCTTCTCCGCTTGGGTATTGTATGAGGCAAAATCGAAAGGAATTCAAAACGGTTGGATCGCAATCTTGTTAGGAGTGGTTCCAGGTGTTGCTACCGGCATGGCCTTTTATCTCATCCTAAGAATGAAACAAGGCAAAGAATAA
- a CDS encoding ABC transporter ATP-binding protein, translating into MQNESNSIVSIRNLSKSYSNGFTALKNINLEIKKGEIIALLGPNGAGKTTLISIICGIVNPSEGSVSVGGYDIIKDYRQTRSMIGLVPQELAVHAFESVMATTNFSRGLFGKPTNTKYVEEILGSLSLLDKKNSTVLTLSGGMKRRVMIAKALSHEPNVLFLDEPTAGVDVELRKDMWNVVRALRDRGVTIILTTHYIEEAEEIADRVGIMNKGELILVEEKSELMHKLGKKQILLDLARPLQKIPDSLQSYELDIKSEGNQLLYTYDGQDKESGIAAFLENLKKSGIEFRDLNTIQSSLEEIFVQLVKESK; encoded by the coding sequence ATGCAAAACGAATCCAATTCAATAGTTTCCATTCGAAACCTCTCTAAATCATATTCCAATGGATTTACCGCCTTAAAGAATATAAATTTGGAGATCAAAAAGGGAGAGATCATTGCTCTTCTCGGTCCAAACGGAGCGGGAAAGACAACGCTTATCTCCATCATCTGCGGCATCGTAAATCCCAGCGAAGGTTCTGTCTCTGTAGGTGGATACGATATCATCAAGGATTACAGGCAAACTCGATCCATGATCGGTCTCGTTCCCCAAGAGCTTGCTGTGCATGCATTTGAATCTGTGATGGCCACTACAAATTTTAGCCGCGGACTCTTCGGAAAGCCGACTAACACCAAATATGTGGAAGAAATTCTGGGATCTCTTTCTCTTCTAGATAAGAAGAATAGCACCGTGCTTACTCTTTCTGGGGGAATGAAACGTAGAGTGATGATCGCTAAGGCGCTTTCTCACGAGCCGAATGTTTTATTCTTAGATGAACCCACTGCAGGAGTCGACGTTGAATTGCGCAAGGACATGTGGAATGTAGTCCGTGCCCTAAGAGATCGAGGCGTGACCATCATACTTACCACTCATTATATCGAAGAAGCCGAAGAGATCGCAGATAGAGTCGGGATCATGAACAAGGGCGAATTGATCCTTGTGGAAGAAAAGTCCGAGCTAATGCATAAATTAGGAAAGAAGCAGATCCTTTTAGATCTCGCTCGTCCATTGCAAAAGATTCCGGATTCTCTTCAATCTTACGAACTCGATATCAAAAGCGAAGGCAATCAATTGCTTTATACTTATGATGGGCAGGACAAAGAGTCCGGCATCGCAGCCTTCTTGGAAAATCTAAAAAAATCAGGGATAGAATTCAGGGACTTAAACACGATCCAAAGCTCTCTGGAAGAGATCTTCGTGCAATTGGTGAAGGAATCCAAATGA
- a CDS encoding ABC transporter permease — MNLNAIKAIYFFEMSRTRRTLMQSIASPVISTSLYFVVFGSAIGSRIQEVNGVSYGSFIVPGLIMLSLLTESISNASFGIYFPKFTGTIYEILSAPVSSMEAVIGFVGAAATKSLILGMIMLATASLFVTIHIAHPFLMIFFLILTCVSFSLFGFIIGIWADNFEKLQVIPMLVITPLVFLGGSFYSANMLPPFWQTVTLFNPILYLVSGFRWSFYEIADVSVGISLIMILVFLSICLFIVAWMFRTGYHIKK, encoded by the coding sequence ATGAACTTAAACGCAATCAAAGCAATTTACTTTTTCGAAATGTCCAGAACGAGAAGGACATTGATGCAGAGTATCGCATCTCCCGTCATATCCACTTCTCTTTATTTTGTGGTCTTCGGTTCTGCTATCGGGTCCAGGATCCAAGAGGTCAACGGAGTTTCTTACGGTTCCTTTATTGTTCCAGGGTTAATTATGCTTTCCTTATTAACGGAAAGCATCTCTAACGCTTCCTTTGGGATCTATTTTCCTAAGTTCACTGGTACAATCTATGAGATCTTATCCGCTCCAGTTTCGAGTATGGAGGCTGTCATAGGATTCGTAGGAGCCGCAGCGACCAAATCACTGATCTTAGGAATGATCATGCTGGCAACAGCTTCTCTATTCGTAACCATCCATATTGCTCATCCCTTTCTGATGATTTTCTTTCTAATCCTGACCTGCGTGTCTTTCAGCTTGTTCGGATTCATAATCGGAATTTGGGCGGATAATTTCGAAAAACTGCAAGTGATCCCGATGTTAGTCATCACTCCTCTTGTATTTTTAGGAGGAAGCTTTTACTCCGCAAATATGCTCCCACCATTTTGGCAAACAGTGACATTGTTCAATCCTATCCTTTACTTAGTAAGTGGGTTTCGTTGGAGCTTCTATGAAATTGCCGATGTAAGTGTTGGGATCAGCCTAATAATGATACTTGTATTCTTAAGCATTTGCCTATTCATCGTGGCTTGGATGTTTAGGACAGGATATCATATTAAGAAATAA
- a CDS encoding SpoIIE family protein phosphatase, with amino-acid sequence MVDSILFSHHSIGVFSLFLLTLVLSGFLIFKKDKTLPSYYLLIMYLCYGVMFFGYVLSYSVFDPIAAYHRYLTVFILFGIVCFIGFCYYFPRNVHPKESKVVILISLFMSLAAWAHFMYKTHNMEKIFSFTAHQYSFDFGKEASAIILLCFIISTVVLIRKILYFSKYTGVLTIWSRNFENSSAFVRIPVQFLLGIPLAFQKIVFAKGKEAVALRAFLFTVLLNILNAYNNVLNKSGVITYDTFAMTYFTLSVTTIFFIQNAYLGHSPEPTSFMVKILSSAVVTVILALGAISYITLYAIDRASEKESLVEMNSVKTAIRNGETDFPSNVQYIISRPSGPGVFDHKYNVIFSRDSLTQNKLKEGEEKYKKQQLRDLEEQNKRKYKGKTDSELETISLKEMEDTELPLQTRLFRMAENFYIHYDFEMDKTRYEVGFSYRDFRTVIHNVARWLVLIQLGTTVFILIAFPILLRVSLIHPLNKLLSGVEKVNHGDLNVNVPIKAMDEVGFLSLSFNSMVDSIRSAREQLQDYANHLEEKVEERTREVQEKMMEVQQLKIQQDGDYFLTSLLAKPLFYNANKSSKVNTNFLIKQKKYFEFRNKKGELGGDICITGNLRLGTPSEYQQFTMAMNGDAMGKSMQGAGGSLVMGVMMNSIMARSAANKRVLNKTPQEWLTDVYHEVHSVFKSFDGSMVISATVALINDETGEMHYWNAEHPFSVLYRDGKASFLENDLELRKLGLDSEYDFKVKTFQLHPSDVIILASDGRDDLLLQSFNGKRIINEDENLFLSAVEKSGADIELIEKSIRSTGEVIDDLSILRIGFQEVGVPAFPSERNGENYDTSEKVTLQNLYREGKELYKSGEVQKAISVLLEAYSADPSNQRINKLLGLISFKEKDYPLAVKVLSKYLVDDPDTAELWHYLSLAEKRLGNLTQSLEAAMMVNKLQPLNVQNLVHLSDLNRLLGKKTDAIEFTKAAEDIDPENKNVQKLKKLLEID; translated from the coding sequence ATGGTCGATTCCATTCTATTTTCGCATCATTCCATTGGCGTCTTCTCCTTATTTCTCTTAACTTTAGTTCTTTCAGGATTCTTAATCTTCAAAAAGGACAAAACCCTTCCTTCATATTACTTACTCATAATGTATCTTTGTTACGGAGTCATGTTTTTCGGATACGTCCTCTCCTATTCCGTATTCGATCCGATAGCAGCGTATCATAGATACCTAACTGTGTTCATCTTATTCGGGATTGTTTGCTTTATAGGATTTTGCTACTACTTCCCCAGAAATGTACATCCAAAAGAATCCAAAGTTGTAATTCTAATAAGCTTGTTCATGAGCCTAGCCGCCTGGGCTCACTTCATGTACAAAACCCATAATATGGAGAAAATATTCTCCTTCACTGCTCACCAATACAGCTTCGATTTCGGAAAAGAGGCGAGCGCGATCATACTGCTATGTTTCATTATCAGCACGGTAGTATTAATTAGAAAAATATTATACTTCTCCAAATACACCGGCGTTCTGACCATTTGGAGCAGGAACTTCGAAAACTCTTCCGCTTTTGTTCGGATCCCTGTCCAATTTCTTTTAGGGATCCCACTCGCGTTCCAAAAAATCGTCTTCGCAAAAGGAAAAGAGGCGGTCGCACTCAGAGCTTTTCTATTCACTGTCTTGCTAAATATCCTAAACGCATACAATAACGTCTTAAACAAATCAGGCGTGATCACTTACGACACTTTTGCGATGACTTACTTCACTCTTTCGGTGACTACGATCTTCTTCATCCAAAATGCCTATCTGGGCCATTCTCCCGAGCCTACGAGCTTTATGGTCAAGATCCTTTCCAGCGCGGTAGTCACGGTGATCCTAGCCTTAGGAGCAATCAGTTACATTACATTATATGCGATCGATCGAGCCAGCGAAAAGGAAAGTCTGGTCGAAATGAATTCGGTAAAAACCGCAATTCGCAATGGAGAGACCGACTTTCCGTCAAATGTGCAATATATCATTTCCAGACCCTCCGGACCCGGAGTATTCGATCATAAGTATAATGTAATATTCTCCAGAGATTCCTTAACACAAAACAAGCTAAAGGAAGGAGAAGAAAAATATAAGAAGCAGCAACTTCGAGATCTGGAAGAGCAAAACAAAAGAAAATATAAAGGCAAGACTGACTCCGAATTAGAAACCATTTCATTGAAAGAAATGGAAGATACTGAGTTACCTTTACAAACCCGGTTATTCAGAATGGCCGAGAACTTTTATATTCATTATGATTTCGAAATGGATAAGACCAGATACGAGGTCGGGTTTAGCTATAGAGATTTCAGGACAGTCATTCATAATGTGGCAAGATGGCTCGTTCTGATCCAGCTTGGAACTACTGTATTTATATTGATCGCATTTCCAATCCTTCTACGTGTAAGTTTGATCCATCCTCTGAACAAACTTCTTTCGGGAGTAGAGAAGGTAAATCATGGAGATCTGAACGTAAACGTACCTATTAAGGCAATGGACGAGGTCGGATTCCTATCACTCTCCTTCAATTCTATGGTGGATTCTATACGAAGCGCCAGAGAACAGCTTCAAGATTATGCAAATCATCTAGAAGAAAAAGTAGAAGAACGAACCAGAGAAGTACAAGAAAAGATGATGGAGGTCCAACAGCTCAAGATCCAACAGGACGGAGACTATTTCCTCACTTCACTTTTAGCTAAGCCTCTCTTTTATAACGCCAATAAATCTTCAAAAGTAAATACGAACTTTCTAATCAAACAGAAGAAGTACTTCGAATTCAGAAATAAGAAAGGAGAACTTGGCGGAGATATTTGCATCACTGGAAATTTACGATTAGGAACTCCGAGCGAGTACCAACAGTTCACAATGGCAATGAACGGAGACGCAATGGGAAAATCCATGCAAGGCGCTGGCGGTTCATTGGTAATGGGAGTCATGATGAATTCCATCATGGCACGATCGGCGGCAAATAAGAGAGTTCTAAATAAGACTCCGCAAGAATGGTTAACCGACGTGTACCACGAAGTTCATTCCGTATTCAAAAGCTTCGATGGAAGTATGGTAATATCCGCAACCGTTGCACTCATCAACGATGAAACAGGCGAAATGCATTATTGGAACGCCGAGCACCCATTTTCCGTTCTGTATAGAGATGGAAAGGCTTCCTTCTTAGAAAATGATCTAGAGCTTAGAAAGTTAGGATTGGATTCTGAATACGACTTCAAAGTAAAGACATTCCAACTTCATCCGAGTGACGTGATCATACTCGCTTCCGACGGAAGAGACGACCTATTGCTCCAAAGTTTTAATGGAAAAAGGATTATCAACGAAGATGAAAATCTCTTTCTAAGCGCAGTCGAAAAATCTGGAGCTGACATCGAGCTTATCGAAAAGAGTATTCGGAGCACTGGAGAAGTCATAGACGACTTATCCATTCTCAGAATCGGATTCCAAGAAGTAGGAGTTCCTGCATTTCCATCCGAAAGAAATGGAGAGAACTATGATACTTCTGAGAAAGTAACCCTTCAAAACTTATATAGAGAAGGAAAAGAACTGTATAAGAGTGGAGAAGTTCAAAAGGCAATCTCAGTCCTGCTCGAAGCATATTCTGCGGATCCTTCTAACCAAAGAATCAACAAACTGCTTGGCTTGATCAGTTTCAAAGAAAAGGACTATCCGTTAGCAGTAAAAGTGCTGAGTAAGTATCTTGTAGACGATCCGGACACGGCAGAACTCTGGCATTATCTTTCCTTAGCAGAAAAGAGATTGGGAAATCTAACTCAATCCTTAGAAGCAGCAATGATGGTGAATAAACTGCAACCGCTGAATGTGCAAAACCTGGTGCATCTATCCGATCTAAATCGGCTTCTTGGAAAAAAAACCGACGCAATAGAATTTACGAAAGCTGCAGAAGATATAGATCCGGAAAACAAGAACGTTCAGAAATTAAAGAAACTATTAGAAATAGATTAA
- a CDS encoding ABC-F family ATP-binding cassette domain-containing protein, with translation MIKISNLHKIYNSKVLFDDLNLSLNRGEKLGLVGRNGHGKSTIFQMILGGVEPDSGTITIPKGYKIGHLQQHLHFSKPTVLEECALGLPEGDEYETWQVEKVLSGLGFSEADMERDPNEFSGGYQIRMNLAKLLVSGPDLLMLDEPNNYLDIVTIRWLEEFLREWEGEIILVTHDRSFMDSVVTHTAAIHRTKSVKVQGDTDKLYNQINQAEEIYERTRQNEAKKRKQEEIFIAKFKAKASFASRAQSRVKKLEKQGEMKALEAIQDLELYFNAAPFAANQMLSADNISFSYSGKEPFLIRDFSISVGKRDRICIIGKNGKGKSTLLKLLAGELQPSLGAVQKHPALKEGYFGQTNKLNMNENATVVEEIMSADKSCTEWVARTIAGGLMFSDDQALKKIKVLSGGEKSRVLLGKILVTPCHILYLDEPTNHLDMQSCDSLIEAIDEFEGSVIMVTHNEMHLKAVATKLIVFDNDEIRIFDGTYDDFLKDVGWSDEEY, from the coding sequence ATGATTAAGATTTCTAACCTTCACAAGATTTATAACTCCAAGGTTCTCTTCGATGATTTGAATTTAAGTCTGAATCGAGGCGAAAAGTTAGGCCTTGTCGGCAGGAATGGGCATGGCAAGTCCACGATCTTTCAGATGATCCTAGGTGGAGTGGAGCCTGATTCAGGTACGATTACGATTCCGAAAGGCTATAAGATCGGTCATTTACAACAGCATCTTCATTTTTCGAAACCGACTGTTTTGGAAGAATGCGCTCTCGGTCTTCCGGAAGGAGACGAATATGAGACTTGGCAGGTTGAAAAGGTTCTATCCGGTTTAGGTTTTTCTGAAGCGGATATGGAGAGAGATCCGAACGAATTCTCCGGTGGTTACCAGATCAGGATGAATCTGGCGAAGCTTTTGGTTTCCGGTCCAGACCTGTTGATGCTGGATGAGCCGAATAACTATTTGGATATTGTTACGATCCGTTGGCTCGAGGAATTCTTAAGAGAGTGGGAAGGCGAAATTATATTAGTAACTCATGATAGAAGTTTTATGGATAGCGTCGTTACTCATACCGCTGCAATCCACAGGACCAAGTCCGTTAAGGTCCAAGGCGATACCGACAAACTTTATAATCAGATCAACCAAGCCGAAGAGATCTACGAAAGGACTCGCCAAAATGAGGCGAAGAAAAGAAAGCAAGAAGAGATCTTTATCGCTAAGTTCAAGGCGAAAGCTAGTTTTGCGAGTAGGGCACAATCTAGAGTGAAGAAGCTCGAGAAGCAAGGTGAAATGAAAGCCTTGGAGGCAATTCAAGATCTGGAATTATATTTTAATGCGGCTCCATTTGCTGCGAATCAAATGTTGTCTGCGGATAATATTTCTTTTTCTTATTCAGGCAAAGAGCCTTTTCTGATCCGTGATTTTTCAATTAGTGTGGGTAAGAGGGATCGTATCTGCATTATCGGTAAAAATGGAAAGGGTAAATCTACTCTTCTCAAACTTCTTGCAGGCGAGTTGCAGCCTTCTTTGGGTGCCGTTCAAAAACATCCTGCTTTGAAAGAGGGTTACTTCGGTCAGACAAATAAATTGAATATGAACGAGAACGCTACTGTCGTCGAAGAGATCATGAGTGCAGATAAGTCTTGTACGGAATGGGTAGCGAGAACGATTGCAGGTGGACTGATGTTCTCAGACGACCAGGCATTGAAAAAGATCAAGGTGCTTTCTGGAGGAGAGAAGAGTAGAGTTCTTCTTGGAAAGATACTTGTGACTCCTTGCCATATTCTCTATTTGGACGAGCCGACGAATCACTTGGATATGCAGTCTTGTGATTCTTTGATCGAGGCGATCGATGAATTCGAAGGTTCTGTGATTATGGTAACTCACAATGAAATGCATTTGAAAGCTGTCGCTACCAAGTTGATCGTATTCGATAACGATGAGATCCGTATTTTTGACGGCACTTACGACGATTTCTTGAAAGATGTAGGCTGGTCGGACGAAGAATATTAA